The DNA sequence gagagggttagggtgtgtgtgtgtgtgtgtgtgtgtgtgtgtgtgtgtgtgtgtgtgtgtgtgtgtgtgtgtgtttgtttgtgtgtgtgtgtgtgtgtgtgtttgtgtgtgtgtgttgtgtgtgtgtgtgttcgtgtgtgtgtgtgtgtgtgtgtgtgtgtgtgtgtgtgtgtgtgtgtgtgtgtgtgtgtgtgtgtgtgtgtgtgtgtgtgtgtgtgtgtgtgtgtttgtgtgtgtgtgtttgtgtgtgtgtgtgtgtgtgtgtgtgtgtgtgtgtgtgtgtgtgtgtgtgtgtgtgtgtgtgtgtgtgtgtgtgtgtgtgtgtgtgtgtgtgagcgagcgaGACCTACCTGTATAAACTGTCCTGGAGCCAGATTGAAGGTACCATACTCTCTGAAGATAGCTAGTGGACTGGCCAGCACCGCACTCAGTACCCATGTGGCGGCAATCACCCCGAAACACACATCCTTTCTCATCCTGGTCTCCAGGTGGTACACTATAcacctgtcaatcaatcaatcagccagtcaatcaatcaaccaatcagtaagccagccagtcaatcagccagtcaatcaatcaatccatcacCCAGCCAGtgaatcagccagccagtcaatcagccagtccATCAATCAATCCATCACCCAGCCAGtgaatcagccagccagtcaatcagccagtcaatcaatcaatcatcaatccagccagtcaatcagccagccagtcaatcagccagtcaatcaatcaatccatcacccagccagtcaatcagccagtcaatcaatcaatccatcacccagccagtcaatcagccagtcaatcaatcagccagtcaatcagccagccagtcaatcagccagtcaatcagccagccagtcaatcagccagtcaatcagccagccagtcaatcagccagtcaatcacccagccagtcaatcagccagtcaatcaatcaatccatcacccagccagtcaatcagtcagccagtcaatcagtcagtcagtcagtcagtcagtcagccagtcaatcagtcagtcagtcagtcaatcagtcagccagtcaatcaatcagtcagccagtcagtcaatcagccagtcaatcaatcagtcagtcagtcagccagccagtcagtcagtcagtcagtcaatcagtcagccagtcaatcaatcagtcagccagacagtcaatcagccagtcaatcaatcagtcagtcagtcagccagccagtcagtcagtcagtcaatcagtcagccagacagtcaatcagccagtcagtcagtcaatcagtcagccagtcaatcagccagtcagtcagtcaatcagtcagccagtcaatcagccagccaatcagtaagccagtcaatcagccagtcaatcaatcagtcagccCAGTCAATCAGTtagccagtcaatcagtcagccagacaatcagtcagccagccagtcaatcaatcagacagccagtcaatcagtcagccagccagtcaatcaaacaatcagtcagtcagtcagccagtcaatcagtcagccagccagtcaatcaatcaatccatcacccagccaatcagtcagtcagtcagtcagtcaatcagacagtcaatcagccagccagtcaatcagccagtcagtcaatcagccagtcaatcagccagccagtcaatcagccagtcaatcaatcaatcagtcagtcagtcaatcagacagtcaatcagccagccagtcaatcagacagtcaatcagccagccagtcaatcagccagccagtcaatcagccagtcaatcaatcagccagtcaaatcagccagtcaatcagccagccagtcaatcagtcaatcaatcagtcagtcagtcaatcagccagccagtcagtcagtcaaacaatcagtcagtcaatcagacaTCAATCAGCCAAATCAAAGCCAGTAATCAAGCAATTAATCaagccagtcaatcagccagtcaatcaaTCTCAGTGATGAAGTCTCACCtgccagtcaatcagccagcctgtcaatcagtcatcagtcagttaGGCTATGGCAATTAATAGTTGATGAAGTCTCACCTGTGTCTATCGAGGGCTATGACGTTGAGCGTCACCGTGGATACGTGGACAGCCAATCCCTGTGCATAGGGAAGCGGGAAACAAAGCAGCTGGCCAAACTTCCACTCCCCGAGCAGAGTATAGACCAACGTGAAGGGGAGCACAATGTATTCACCAGGAggtcagctagagagagagggggaagggttggagacagacagacagacagacagacagacagacagacagaaagacagacagacagacagacagacagacagacagagagagacagagagcgggacagagacagagggatagagagagagagagagagagagagagacagagagacagagatagagagagacagagagacagagatagaagtgagagagagagactacattatatcatatatattttgatttgcNNNNNNNNNNNNNNNNNNNNNNNNNNNNNNNNNNNNNNNNNNNNNNNNNNNNNNNNNNNNNNNNNNNNNNNNNNNNNNNNNNNNNNNNNNNNNNNNNNNNatcagcagacagactgatgtggagctactgttctccatcattctatcagcactctgatgtggagctactgttctccatcattctatcagcagacagcactctgatgtggagctactgttctccatcattctatcagcagactgactgatgtggagctactgtcctccatcattctatcagcagacagactgatgtggagctactgttctccatcattctatcagcagacagcactctgatgtggagctactgttctccatcattctatcagcagacagactgatgtggagctactgttctccatcattctatcagcagacagcactctgatgtggagctactgttctccatcattctatcagcagacagcactctgatgtggagctactgttctccatcattctatcagcagacagcactctgatgtggagctactgttctccatcattctatcagcagacagactgatgtggagctacgtATCCATTATCCACATTATGTATCCATTATCCACATTATGTATCCATTATGTATCATTATGTATCCATTATCCACATTATGTATCCATTATGTATCCATTATGTATCCATTATCCACATTATGTATCCATTATCCACATTATGTATCCATTATCCACATTATGTATCCGTTATCCACATTATGTATCCATTATGTATCCATTATGTATCCATTATCCACATTATGTATCCATTATGTATCCATTATGTATCCATTATGTATCCATTATCCACATTATGTATCCATTATGTATCCATTATGTATCCATTATGTATCCATTATCCACATTATGTATCCATTATGTATCCATTATCCACATTATGTATCCATTATGTATCCATTATCCACATTATGTATCCGTTATCCACATTATGTATCCATTATGTATCCATTATGTATCCATTATGTATCCATTATGTATCCATTATCCACATTATGTATCCATTATCCACATTATGTATCCATTATGTATCCATTATCCACATTATGTATCCATTATGTATCCATTATGTATCCATTATCCACATTATGTATCCATTATGTATCCATTATGTATCCATTATGTATCCATTATGTATCCATTATGTATCCATTATGTATCCGTTATGTATCCATTATGTATCCATTATGTATCCATTATGTATCCATTATGTATCCATTATGTAATCACATTATCCACATTATGTATCCATTCTGAATCATTATGTATCCATTCTGTATCCATTATGCAATCCATTATGTATGGATTATCCACATTATGTATCCATTATGTATCCATTATGTATCCATTATGTATCCATTATCCACATTATGTATCCATTATGTATCCATTATCCACATTATGTATCCATTATGTATCCATTATCCACATTATGTATCCATTATGTATCCATTATCCACATTATGTATCCATGTATCCATTATCCACATTATGTATCCATTATGTATCCATTCACATTATGTATCCATTATGTATCCATTATCCACATTATGTATCCATTATGTATCCATTATCCACATTATATCCATTATAATCATTATCCACATTATGTATCCATTATGTATCCATTATCCACATTATGTATCCATTATATCTATTATCTAATATTATGTATCCATTCTGTATCCATTATGTATCATGTCTTATAGCGATTTCAGTCGGCCCATCAATGTTACATCATGATTTGCCACCATTTCATCCATCTTGGGCTCAAAATGGCGCCACGCCACGCCACAGTTTCCTCAACATGCTATGGTTTGTCATGCTTTCCTAATGTCACCAGTGTCTCACATTCTTTTTCCTGAACTCTCTGTCGTTGTGACTCATCACTTCACCTTTCACATTTTCACCATCTCACCCATTGACTTATAGAAATGCCAAGACATCGAGGGACAGCTGGAATACTTCATATTAATACGTACgtacgtacgcacgcacgcacgcacgcacgcacgtacgcacgcacgcacgcactgcacgcacgcacacgcacgcacgcacacacacacacacacacacacacacacacacacacacacacacacacacacacacacacacacacacacacacacacacacacacacacacacacacacacacacacacacacagtcaaatggcaccccattcctctatatagtgcactactcttgaccagggccctgatagataataaggtgccatttgggacacaacaaACTTTTCAAACAACTCTAAAGCTGCGACCCAAAAACATTCTGGCATTTGGGACTAAATTTAGGTCATCATCACCTgtgcacagccagccagccagccagccagtcccaGCCCATTGCTGTTCCCCACTTAGGAACAAACTAAACTGGTTAGAATTTAAGCTCCTTtttcattgtttttttttctctctgtcatctttgttgttttttttgttgcttcaTCCCATCTCTGacattttctctttatttatGTGTTCCGGAGGCAGTGGtttaatctctctatctctgtctctcactcacccTCATCTTATGTGTTCATTCACAGATGCAATTATTCTCTCTAGCCTTCCTTTCTCCCATCTCAGTGAttttctctcttcagtctcttctCTTCCCTACCCTCTTACGttctatatatttctctctctcctactctctctcctttattcttcACTCCCTCtttatcttcttctctctctcctactctctatcTTCTGTTTCAGAGGTCTGTAGCATTGAGATGGTTCGTCACACCATCCTGGGCCTCTAGGTCCATCTtcgtccctcctcctcctcctcctcctcctcctccctcctcctcctcctcctcctcctcctcctcctcctcctcctccctctttcaatCCTTCTTCTTCACCTCCTGCCTtccctaccccctctccttccttccctcctccatctcttcctcctcctcctcctccatctcttcctcccttcgGATGCACACTATCCATTCTCTGCTCACAGCGGAACACGGTCGTGAACGCGGTGCGATAGTTGCTGTTCATCCACCCGTAGAGCAGAGGGTTGGCGAACGTTGAGCACATGGCCACCACGTGGAACAGCGTGTACAGCAGTCTAAAATCCCTCATGTCCAAGACGGAGCCGTCGATATCCGTGGCCAATTGAAAGCGTGGAACGGCAGCCAACTGACCGCGAACACCACGACCACGGTCACCAGCATCTTGGTGGTTTTGCGTCGTCGGCGGTGGCGGTCGTTGCGGCCGGCGGGGGACATGTGGGAACGGAGTTTGGACCAGATACGAGCGTAGGCGAAGGAGATGACGGCTAGAGGGAGAACGTATTGGAGGAGGAGCATGGAGATTGAATAGACTGTCCCGTCTGTCGAGCTGCCCGGCCACTTCTCTGTACACacctggagaagaggaggagggttagggtgtagtgtgtgtgtgtgtgtgtgtgtgtgtgtgtgtgtgtgtgtgtgtgtgtgtgtgtgtgtgtgtgtgtgtgagtggtgtgtgtgtgtgtgtgtgtgtttgtgtgtttgtgtgtgtgtgtgtgtgtgtgtgtgtgtgtttgtgtgtgtgtgtgtgtgtgtgtgtgtgtgtttgtgtgtgtgtgtgtgtgtgtgtgtgtgtgtgtgtgtggtgtgtgtgtgtgtgtgtgtgtgtgtgtgtgtgagcgagaccTACCTGTATAAACTGTCCTGGAGCCAGATTGAAGGTACCATACTCTCTGAAGATAGCTAGTGGACTGGCCAGCACCGCACTCAGTACCCATGTGGCGGCAATCACCCCGAAACACACATCCTTTCTCATCCTGGTCTCCAGGTGGTACACTATACACCTGTCAATCAATAAATCAGccagtcaatcaatcaaccaatcagtaagccagccagtcaatcagccagtcaatcaatcaatccatcacccagccagtcaatcagtcagccagtcaatcagccagtcaatcagccagccagtcagtcagccagtcaatcagtcagtcagccagtcaatcagccagccagtcaatcagccagtcagtcagtcagtcaatcagtcagccagtcaatcagccagtcagtaagccagtcaatcagccagtcaatcaatcagtcagttagtcaatcagacagtcaatcaatcagtcagccagtcaatcagtcagccagtcaatcagtcagccagtcaatcagttagccagtcaatcagtcagccagacaatcagtcagccagccagtcaatcaatcagacagccagtcaatcagtcagccagccagtcaatcaaacaatcagtcagtcagtcagccagtcaatcagtcagccagccagtcaatcaatcaatccatcacccagccaatcagtcagtcagtcagtcaatcagacagtcaatcagccagccagtcaatcagccagtcagtcaatcagccagtcaatcagccagccagtcaatcagccagtcaatcaatcagtcagtcagtcagtcaatcagccagccagtcagtcagtcaaacaatcagtcagtcaatcagacagtcaatcagccagtcaatcagtcagccagccaatcaaTCAGCCAGTCAAACAATCAGTCAGTCAAACAATCAGCCTGTCAATCagccagtcactcagtcagttagtcagtcaatGAATGAAAAAACTAATCAAGCAATTAATAAATGAACCTTGATGAAGTCTCACCTGTGTCTATCGAGGGCTATGACGTTGAGCGTCACCGTGGATACGTGGACAGCCAATCCCTGTGCATAGGGAAGCAGGAAACAAAGCAGCTGGCCAAACTTCCACTCCCCGAGCAGAGTATAGACCAACGTGAAGGGGAGACACAATGTATTCACCAGGAggtcagctagagagagagaggggaagggttggagacagacagacagacagacagacagacagacagacagacagacagacagacagacagacagacagacagacagacagaaagacagacagacagaaagacagaaagacagaaagacagacagacagacagacagagagagacaggaacagagacagagggatagagagagagcagagagagagagatgagagagagagagagagagagagagagagagagagaggagagagagagagagcagagagagagagagggaacagagagacagagatagagaggagagagagaggcagagacagagagacagagatagagagtgagagagagagagagagagagagagagagagagagagagagagagacagagatagagagtgagagagagagagacagagacagagagacagagatagagagtgagagagagagagagcgagacagagacagagagatagatagatagataaagagatgcagagagtgagagagacagagagacagagatagagtagaaggagagagacagagacagagagacagagatagagagtgagagagaggaagagcgagacagagaacagagagagagagagagaggagcagagagacagagataggagagagagagagagagatagaagagaggcgagacagagagacagagagacagagaggcagagatagagagagagagagatgagagtagacagagacagagaagagatgagatagatagagagagacagggatagagagagagagagacagagagacagagagatagagagagagagagagacagagagacagagatagagagagagagacagagagacagagatagagaggagtgagacagagagacagagagacagagagacagagatagagagagagagagagagagagagagagagagagagagagagagagagagagagagagcgagagagagagacagagagacagagatagagagagacagagacagagagacagagatagagagagagagcgagacagagagatagagatagagagagagagcagagacagagacagaggagacagagatagacatagagagaaagagcgcgagacagagacagagacagagagacagagagagagagcgagacagagacagagaggcagagagagagagagagagagagagagagagagagagagagagacagagagagagagagacagagacagagatagagagagacagggagacagagatagagacagagacagagacagagagacagagagacagagagagagagagagagagagagagagagagagagagagacagagagacagagatagagagagagagagagagagatagagagagcgagacagagagagacagagagacagagagacagagatagagagagagagagagagtgagagagacagagacagagagatagagatagagagagagagagacagggatagagagagagagagacagagagacagagagatggagagagagagagagacagagagacagagatagagagagagagagacagagagacagagatagagagagtgagacagagagacagagagacagagagacagagatagagagagagagagagagagagagagagagagagagagagagagagagagagagagagagagacagagagacagagatagagagagagacagagacagagagacagagagacagagagagagagagagagagagagagagagagagagagagaggggagagagagacagagatagagagacagagatagagagagagagacagagacagagagagagagagagagagagagacagagacagagagacagagacagagagacagagatagagagagagagacagagacagagagatagagatagagagagcgagacagagagacagagagagagagagagagacagagacagagagatagagatagagagagtgagacagagagacagagagacagagagacagagatagagagagagagagagagagagagagagagagagagagatagagagagagagagcgagacagagacagagagacagagatagacatagagagaaagagcgcgagacagagacagagacagagagacagagagagaggcgagacagagacagagaggcagagatagagagagagagagagagagagagagagacagagagagagagagacagagacagagatagagagagacagggagacagagatagagacagagtttcagagacaggagagacagagagacaaggcgAGACAAGgatagagacagaatgagagagagagacagagacagagagagagaaagagaagagagagacagagacagagagacagagacagagagacagagatagagagagagagacagaaccagagagatagagatagaaggAGCGAGacaagaggaacagagagaaagagagagagagagagagagagagagagagagatgagatagagagaagcgagacagaggacagagacagagatagagagagaagctgagacaagacagagagatagagatagagagatcgAGAGATACGAAAtagagaccagaaccagagaatagagagagagcagagacagagacagagagacagaagtagagagaaagcgagacagagacagagacagagatagagagagggagatagagacagagagacgagacaagagagacagacagatattgactattatttatttcactttatatattcacttatatattatctacctcacttgtttTTGGCAATGTTAagacatgtttcccatgccagaTCCCGTATGAATTGAATTAGTTGAAAttaaagagatgcagagagagagagagagagagagagagagagagagagagagagagagagagacagcttagccagccagtcaatcaTTCAgtctgactgattgattgacaggTAACCCTGAAaggacttgcctagttcaataaaggttaaataaaatatacaaaaataaaaatctgTTTCTGTGTATAATTGTTtttgttaatatacagtaccagtcaaaagtttggactcattcaacgtttttttctgtatttttattactatttgtagaataatagacattaaaactatgaaataactcatatggaatcatgtagtaaccctaAAACGTGttgaacaaatctaaatatatttgagccCTTTACACAGCCTagggaggtgtgttttgggtcaatgtcctgttgaagAACACATAGATAGACAAGAGACGTGCAAAgacgtcaacaacaacaacaacaacaacaacaacaacaacaacaactacagcaacaacaacaacaacaacaactacagcagcagcaacaacaacaacaacaacaacaacaacaacaacaacaacaactacagcaacaacaacaactacagcaacaacaacaacaacaaactgaaACAACTgccagcagcaacaacaacaccaacaacaacaacaacaactacagcagcaacaacaacaacaacaacaacaactacaggcag is a window from the Oncorhynchus keta strain PuntledgeMale-10-30-2019 chromosome 35, Oket_V2, whole genome shotgun sequence genome containing:
- the LOC127916346 gene encoding LOW QUALITY PROTEIN: neuropeptide Y receptor type 2-like (The sequence of the model RefSeq protein was modified relative to this genomic sequence to represent the inferred CDS: inserted 1 base in 1 codon); amino-acid sequence: MDYLSPANISQDASLLFSDAGPHGNDLYLGYRDYDPGIDDPTTEDSSPLPPLPPLYADTPLLDLGDLGGYGPGVGGYGDSSLAGLGDSTKLVGVQVVLILAYSTIILLGVVGNSLVIYVVYRFKTLRTVTNFFIANLAVADLLVNTLCLPFTLVYTLLGEWKFGQLLCFLLPYAQGLAVHVSTVTLNVIALDRHRCIVYHLETRMRKDVCFGVIAATWVLSAVLASPLAIFREYGTFNLAPGQFIQVCTEKWPGSSTDGTVYSISMLLLQYVLPLAVISFAYARIWSKLRSHMSPAGRNDRHRRRRKTTKMLVTVVVVFAVSWLPFHXFQLATDIDGSVLDMRDFRLLYTLFHVVAMCSTFANPLLYGWMNSNYRTAFTTVFRCEQRMDSVHPEGGGGGGGGGGTKMDLEAQDGVTNHLNATDL